Proteins encoded together in one Streptomyces umbrinus window:
- a CDS encoding aminotransferase-like domain-containing protein, producing MEDYRRIADRLAEEILTGRLKAGERLPPQRVFAKRRRIAGSTAGRVYGELVRRGLVVGEVGRGTFVRAAPVPSGRALAEPATTAVVNLELNYPSVEGQSELLAGGLVPLLRPDVLGEVTRAVPATGTAAAREAAAGLLAGSGWRPHPEQLLFAGNARQAIAGALASLVRPGGRVGVEALTYPLVKEIAARIGCVLVPLETDGEGLLPGAVAAAHRSAPLSALYVQPTLHNPTSATMGDARKRELAEVVRELGLPVVEDRIWSFLHEEGVPFAAYAPERVHVVDGLSKRVAPGLTVGFLVVPEGRVEAAAGALRSGGWTAGRFALEAGTRWIQDGVVDRLVADRRADAARRQRVVAELLDGFAVRADPSAYYAWWELPSPWRADTFTAAAAARGIAITPGPVFAVGAQAAPDAVRLGLASVPVPALGQALRTLRDVARGGP from the coding sequence GTGGAGGACTATCGGCGGATCGCCGACCGGCTGGCCGAGGAGATCCTCACGGGGCGGCTGAAGGCCGGTGAACGGCTGCCGCCGCAGCGGGTGTTCGCGAAGCGGCGGCGCATCGCGGGGTCCACCGCCGGGCGCGTGTACGGGGAGTTGGTGCGCCGGGGCCTGGTCGTCGGGGAGGTCGGGCGCGGCACCTTCGTACGGGCGGCGCCGGTGCCGTCGGGGCGGGCCCTCGCCGAGCCGGCGACCACGGCGGTCGTCAATCTGGAGCTCAACTACCCGTCCGTGGAAGGGCAGTCGGAGCTGCTGGCCGGCGGACTCGTGCCGCTGTTGCGGCCCGATGTGCTGGGGGAGGTGACCCGTGCGGTTCCCGCCACCGGGACCGCCGCCGCGCGCGAGGCCGCCGCCGGGCTGCTGGCCGGATCGGGGTGGCGGCCCCACCCGGAGCAGCTGCTCTTCGCCGGGAACGCACGGCAGGCCATCGCGGGCGCGCTCGCCTCGCTGGTACGGCCCGGCGGGCGGGTGGGGGTCGAGGCACTGACGTATCCGCTGGTCAAGGAGATCGCGGCGCGGATCGGGTGCGTGCTCGTACCGCTGGAGACGGACGGGGAAGGGCTGCTGCCCGGGGCCGTCGCCGCCGCCCACCGCTCCGCGCCGCTCTCCGCCCTCTACGTCCAGCCGACCCTGCACAACCCCACCTCGGCCACGATGGGGGACGCGCGCAAGCGTGAACTCGCGGAGGTGGTTCGGGAGTTGGGACTGCCGGTCGTGGAGGACCGGATCTGGTCGTTCCTGCACGAGGAGGGCGTGCCGTTCGCCGCGTACGCCCCCGAGCGCGTCCATGTCGTCGACGGGCTGTCCAAGCGGGTCGCGCCCGGGCTCACCGTCGGGTTTCTCGTCGTGCCCGAGGGGCGCGTCGAGGCGGCGGCCGGGGCGCTGCGGTCGGGCGGGTGGACGGCGGGACGGTTCGCGCTGGAGGCGGGGACGCGGTGGATCCAGGACGGGGTCGTGGACCGGCTGGTCGCCGACCGGCGCGCGGACGCCGCCCGGCGGCAGCGGGTCGTCGCGGAACTGCTCGACGGATTCGCCGTACGCGCCGACCCGTCCGCGTACTACGCCTGGTGGGAGCTGCCGTCGCCGTGGCGCGCCGACACCTTCACGGCGGCCGCGGCGGCGCGCGGGATCGCGATCACGCCGGGGCCCGTCTTCGCGGTGGGGGCGCAGGCGGCGCCGGACGCCGTCAGGCTCGGGCTCGCGTCGGTTCCGGTGCCGGCGCTGGGGCAGGCGCTGCGGACGCTTCGCGACGTCGCGCGTGGTGGTCCATGA
- a CDS encoding ABC transporter permease, translating to MSTATKPTNGTDTADLAPVSTESLAALLVATERPPRPNAIRTSLTFGWRAMLKIKHVPEQLFDVTAFPIMLVLMYTYLFGGALAGSPREYIQYLLPGILVMSVTMITMYTGLAVNIDIEKGVFDRFRSLPIWRPSTLVGYLLGDALRYAMASVVMLSVGLIMGFRPDGGFQGVLGGVVLLLIFSFAFSWVWTMFGLLLRTEKSVMGVSMMILFPLTFLSDIFVRPETMPGWLQAFVNNNPITHLSSAVRGLMDGSWPTAEIAWSLGWAGLLVAVFGPVTMRLYNRK from the coding sequence ATGAGCACCGCGACCAAGCCCACCAACGGCACAGACACCGCCGACCTCGCGCCGGTCAGTACCGAGAGCCTGGCCGCGCTGCTCGTCGCCACCGAGCGCCCGCCGCGGCCGAACGCGATCCGGACGTCCCTCACCTTCGGCTGGCGCGCGATGCTCAAGATCAAGCACGTGCCCGAGCAGCTCTTCGACGTGACGGCGTTCCCGATCATGCTGGTGCTGATGTACACGTATCTGTTCGGCGGGGCCCTGGCGGGCTCCCCGCGCGAGTACATCCAGTACCTGCTGCCCGGCATCCTCGTCATGTCCGTCACCATGATCACGATGTACACGGGTCTCGCGGTCAACATCGACATCGAGAAGGGTGTCTTCGACCGCTTCCGCTCGCTGCCCATCTGGCGTCCGTCGACGCTGGTCGGCTATCTGCTCGGGGACGCCCTGCGCTACGCGATGGCGTCGGTCGTGATGCTGTCGGTGGGCCTGATCATGGGCTTCCGCCCGGACGGCGGCTTCCAGGGAGTGCTCGGAGGGGTGGTCCTCCTGCTGATCTTCTCCTTCGCCTTCTCCTGGGTGTGGACGATGTTCGGCCTGCTGCTGCGCACGGAGAAGTCGGTGATGGGCGTCAGCATGATGATCCTTTTCCCGCTGACCTTCCTGAGCGACATCTTCGTCCGCCCCGAGACGATGCCGGGCTGGCTGCAGGCCTTCGTCAACAACAACCCGATCACGCATCTGTCCTCGGCGGTGCGCGGTCTGATGGACGGCTCCTGGCCGACCGCGGAGATCGCGTGGTCGCTGGGCTGGGCCGGACTGTTGGTCGCGGTCTTCGGCCCGGTGACGATGCGGCTCTACAACCGCAAGTAG
- a CDS encoding ATP-binding cassette domain-containing protein, with the protein MTSKNRTDQWAGPAIETAGLVKTFGDNRAVDGVDLRIEAGTVYGLLGPNGAGKTTTVRMLATLLRPDGGEAHVFGHDVVREADAVRTRVSLTGQYASVDEDLTGTENLVLLARLTGHSKKASYDRAAQLLDAFGLSEAAARQVKNYSGGMRRRIDIAASILNTPDLLFLDEPTTGLDPRSRNQVWEIVRAVVAQGTTVLLTTQYLDEADQLAARIAVIDKGKVIAEGTKGELKASVGAGAVHVRLRDAHQRPDAERLLRQALDADVQLEPDPVALTARVGNGSSNGAGAAEKASRALAELAHAGITVDNFSLGQPSLDEVFLALTGKSDHAETSPQPPTKQAQQQTKEATA; encoded by the coding sequence ATGACGAGCAAGAACCGCACCGACCAATGGGCCGGGCCGGCCATCGAGACCGCGGGTCTGGTGAAGACCTTCGGCGACAACCGCGCCGTCGACGGCGTGGACCTGCGCATCGAGGCCGGCACCGTGTACGGCCTGCTCGGTCCGAACGGAGCCGGCAAGACGACGACCGTGCGCATGCTGGCGACCCTGCTGCGCCCCGACGGCGGCGAGGCCCACGTCTTCGGCCACGACGTCGTACGGGAGGCGGACGCCGTACGGACCAGGGTGAGCCTGACCGGGCAGTACGCCTCGGTGGACGAGGACCTGACGGGCACGGAGAACCTCGTGCTGCTGGCGCGGCTGACGGGCCACAGCAAGAAGGCCTCGTACGACCGGGCGGCCCAGCTCCTCGACGCCTTCGGTCTGTCGGAGGCGGCGGCCCGCCAGGTGAAGAACTACTCGGGCGGCATGCGGCGCCGTATCGACATCGCCGCGTCCATCCTCAACACCCCCGACCTGCTGTTCCTGGACGAGCCGACGACGGGCCTTGACCCGCGCAGCCGCAACCAGGTGTGGGAGATCGTGCGGGCGGTCGTCGCCCAGGGGACCACGGTCCTGCTCACCACCCAGTACCTGGACGAGGCCGACCAGTTGGCGGCCCGGATCGCCGTCATCGACAAGGGCAAGGTCATCGCCGAGGGCACCAAGGGCGAGCTGAAGGCGTCGGTGGGCGCGGGAGCCGTGCACGTACGGCTGCGGGACGCGCACCAGCGGCCGGACGCCGAGCGGCTGCTGAGGCAGGCCCTCGACGCGGACGTCCAGCTTGAGCCGGACCCGGTGGCACTGACGGCCCGGGTCGGCAACGGCTCCTCGAACGGGGCCGGGGCCGCCGAGAAGGCGTCCCGTGCCCTCGCCGAGCTGGCCCACGCGGGCATCACCGTCGACAACTTCTCCCTGGGCCAGCCGAGTCTCGACGAGGTGTTCCTCGCCCTCACCGGCAAGTCCGACCACGCAGAGACCTCACCCCAGCCGCCGACGAAGCAGGCACAGCAGCAGACGAAAGAGGCCACGGCATGA
- a CDS encoding SH3 domain-containing protein: MGITPALRTLAIALVSGGVLTVAAAGTATAGGTASPGPAAGDSGRGGSEDPVWGTVVSRGDLNVRAHPDTGSAVLGRLSPGSQDRVACVARGTHVFGNPHWYWLVGARAWASAAFVDIGGAGVPRCSDPCEGAWKDRWHDGSGGCNGCDDGSWSSTGSWSASGSWSWSFSGSWDASGSGWEWVPGGR; the protein is encoded by the coding sequence ATGGGCATCACTCCGGCCCTGCGGACCCTTGCGATCGCCCTGGTCAGCGGCGGTGTGCTGACGGTGGCCGCCGCCGGTACGGCGACGGCGGGCGGCACGGCTTCTCCCGGTCCGGCGGCAGGAGATTCCGGTCGAGGCGGCTCCGAGGATCCGGTGTGGGGCACCGTCGTCTCCCGCGGCGACCTGAATGTGCGGGCCCATCCCGACACCGGCTCGGCCGTGCTCGGGCGGCTCTCGCCGGGCAGCCAGGACCGGGTCGCCTGCGTGGCGCGCGGCACGCACGTGTTCGGCAACCCGCACTGGTACTGGCTCGTCGGGGCGCGTGCCTGGGCGAGTGCCGCGTTCGTGGACATCGGCGGGGCGGGGGTGCCGCGGTGCTCCGACCCCTGCGAGGGGGCCTGGAAGGACCGGTGGCACGACGGTTCGGGGGGCTGCAACGGCTGCGACGACGGTTCCTGGAGCTCCACCGGCTCCTGGAGCGCGTCCGGTTCGTGGAGCTGGAGCTTCTCCGGCTCCTGGGACGCCTCGGGCTCGGGCTGGGAGTGGGTGCCCGGCGGGCGGTGA